A genomic region of Planococcus kocurii contains the following coding sequences:
- the dnaB gene encoding replicative DNA helicase: protein MNETIDRVPPHNHEAEQSVIGAIFLEPPSLITVAEIVMAEDFYRIAHQKIFQTMLNLADHGKAIDVVTVTEELSVKKELEDVGGLSYLTEIANAVPTAANVAHYAHIVEEKAILRRLIRVATTIVEDGFTREDEVEALLAEAEKKMMEVSNRKNAGDFIHIKDVLVKTYDNIELLHTRKGDVTGIPTGFRDLDKVTAGFQRNDLIIVAARPSVGKTAFALNVAQNVATKTDENVAIFSLEMGAEQLVMRMLCAEGNIDAQVLRTGALQNEDWRKLTMAMGSLSNAGIFIDDTPGIRVNDIRAKCRRLKQEYGLGMIMIDYLQLIQGPGRSGENRQQEVSDISRSLKGLARELEVPVIALSQLSRGVEQRQDKRPMMSDLRESGSIEQDADIVSFLYREDYYDKETEDQNMIEIIIAKQRNGPTGTVKLAFVKEYNKFVTIDWSQHESGGDF from the coding sequence TTTACCGGATTGCCCATCAAAAGATTTTCCAGACGATGCTGAATTTAGCGGATCACGGAAAAGCAATTGATGTTGTGACTGTGACAGAAGAGCTTTCTGTCAAAAAAGAATTAGAGGACGTTGGCGGTTTATCTTATTTAACGGAAATCGCTAACGCCGTACCAACGGCAGCAAACGTTGCGCATTACGCTCATATTGTGGAAGAGAAAGCGATATTGCGCCGCCTCATTCGAGTAGCGACAACGATTGTAGAGGATGGGTTTACACGTGAAGACGAAGTAGAAGCCTTGCTTGCTGAAGCTGAAAAAAAAATGATGGAAGTGTCGAATCGTAAGAATGCCGGCGATTTTATTCACATCAAAGACGTTTTAGTTAAGACCTATGATAATATCGAATTGCTGCATACCCGCAAAGGAGACGTTACAGGGATCCCTACAGGCTTCCGTGACCTTGATAAGGTAACAGCAGGATTTCAGCGAAACGACTTGATTATCGTGGCTGCACGGCCTTCTGTTGGTAAGACCGCTTTCGCTTTAAACGTGGCACAAAATGTTGCAACGAAAACAGACGAAAACGTCGCGATTTTCAGTTTGGAGATGGGTGCTGAACAGCTCGTCATGCGTATGCTATGTGCGGAAGGTAATATCGATGCACAGGTATTACGGACAGGGGCACTTCAAAACGAAGATTGGCGCAAGTTGACAATGGCTATGGGTAGTTTATCAAATGCTGGAATTTTCATCGATGATACGCCCGGAATTCGAGTGAACGATATTCGTGCCAAATGTCGTCGACTCAAACAGGAATATGGACTTGGCATGATTATGATTGATTATCTTCAGCTAATTCAAGGACCTGGACGTTCAGGAGAAAACCGTCAGCAAGAAGTATCGGATATTTCCCGTTCGTTGAAAGGCTTAGCTCGTGAGTTAGAGGTACCGGTTATTGCGTTGTCTCAGTTATCTCGTGGAGTCGAGCAAAGGCAAGACAAGCGGCCGATGATGTCGGATTTACGTGAATCAGGAAGTATTGAGCAGGATGCTGATATTGTATCCTTCTTGTACCGTGAAGATTATTATGACAAAGAAACCGAAGATCAGAACATGATCGAAATCATCATCGCCAAACAACGTAATGGTCCAACGGGTACGGTAAAACTGGCATTTGTGAAAGAATATAATAAATTCGTTACCATCGATTGGAGTCAACATGAATCAGGTGGAGACTTTTAA
- a CDS encoding adenylosuccinate synthase: protein MTSVVVVGTQWGDEGKGKITDFLSEHAEVIARYQGGNNAGHTIIFGGETYKLHLIPSGIFYKDKTSVIGNGMVVDPKALVKELKGLHDRGVTTENLRISNRAHVLLPYHIKQDEVEEARRGANKIGTTGKGIGPAYMDKAARVGIRMADLLDHVVFEEKLRMNLKEKNRLFEKFYETEGFTVEEIMEEYYAYGQEIAKYVTDTSKVLNDAIDDGRRVLFEGAQGVMLDIDQGTYPYVTSSNPVAGGVTIGAGVGPTTIQHVIGVCKAYTSRVGDGPFPTELFDEVGQQIREVGKEYGTTTGRPRRIGWFDSVVVRHARRVSGLTDLTVNSIDVLTGLETVKICTAYRHNGELITEYPANLRMLAECEPVYEELPGWSEDVTSCKSLDELPDNARHYLERIAQLTGVQISIFSVGPDRNQTNIVTSVWR from the coding sequence ATGACATCAGTCGTAGTAGTAGGAACGCAATGGGGAGACGAAGGAAAAGGGAAAATCACAGATTTTCTATCTGAACATGCAGAAGTAATTGCACGTTACCAAGGCGGAAACAACGCTGGACATACCATTATTTTTGGTGGAGAAACGTACAAACTGCATTTGATTCCTTCAGGGATTTTCTATAAAGATAAGACATCTGTAATCGGTAACGGTATGGTCGTAGATCCGAAAGCACTTGTGAAAGAGTTAAAAGGTCTTCATGACCGTGGCGTAACAACGGAGAACTTGCGTATTTCTAACCGCGCACACGTTTTATTGCCATACCACATCAAGCAAGATGAAGTGGAAGAAGCACGCCGCGGAGCAAATAAAATCGGAACAACGGGCAAAGGCATCGGCCCTGCTTATATGGACAAAGCAGCACGTGTCGGAATTCGCATGGCGGATTTATTGGATCACGTTGTGTTCGAGGAAAAACTGCGCATGAACTTAAAAGAGAAAAATCGTCTGTTTGAGAAATTCTATGAAACAGAAGGTTTTACTGTAGAAGAAATTATGGAAGAATATTATGCATATGGTCAAGAAATCGCTAAATACGTAACAGATACATCAAAAGTGTTGAACGATGCAATCGACGATGGTCGCCGTGTATTGTTTGAAGGCGCTCAAGGTGTGATGCTCGACATCGACCAAGGAACTTATCCGTATGTGACATCTTCGAACCCTGTAGCGGGTGGAGTGACAATCGGTGCAGGCGTTGGTCCCACAACAATTCAGCATGTTATTGGAGTTTGTAAAGCTTATACTTCACGTGTCGGAGACGGCCCGTTCCCAACAGAATTGTTTGACGAAGTGGGTCAACAAATCCGCGAAGTTGGTAAAGAATACGGAACTACGACTGGACGCCCACGCCGCATTGGTTGGTTTGATAGTGTAGTTGTCCGCCATGCAAGACGTGTTAGTGGTTTGACAGATCTAACAGTTAACTCAATCGATGTATTAACAGGTCTTGAAACCGTGAAAATTTGTACAGCTTATCGTCATAACGGAGAGCTAATTACAGAATATCCAGCAAACTTGCGTATGCTTGCTGAATGCGAGCCTGTTTATGAAGAACTTCCAGGTTGGTCGGAAGACGTAACGAGCTGCAAATCGTTAGACGAGCTTCCTGATAATGCACGTCATTATTTGGAGCGCATTGCACAATTGACAGGCGTTCAAATTTCGATTTTCTCTGTCGGTCCTGACCGTAACCAAACAAACATTGTGACAAGTGTTTGGAGATAA
- the yycF gene encoding response regulator YycF: MSKTILVVDDEKPIADILQFNLKKEGFNVVCAYDGDEAIKIAEEIQPDLMLLDIMLPNRDGMEVCREIRKKFDFPIIMLTAKDSEIDKVLGLELGADDYVTKPFSTRELIARVKANLRRQNIAPAEEEGPNSNDIQVGSLTIQPDAYLVLKRDETIELTHREFELLHYLGKHIGQVMTREHLLQTVWGYDYFGDVRTVDVTVRRLREKIEDNPSHPAWIVTRRGVGYYLRNPEQE; this comes from the coding sequence ATGAGTAAAACAATTCTAGTTGTAGACGATGAGAAACCAATTGCAGATATTTTGCAATTCAACTTAAAAAAAGAAGGTTTTAACGTCGTATGTGCATATGACGGGGACGAAGCGATCAAAATTGCAGAAGAAATTCAGCCGGATTTAATGTTGCTGGATATCATGTTACCAAACCGTGACGGCATGGAAGTATGCCGTGAGATTCGTAAGAAATTTGATTTCCCCATCATTATGTTAACGGCAAAAGACTCAGAAATCGATAAAGTTTTGGGCCTAGAACTAGGTGCCGATGATTATGTTACAAAGCCATTTTCAACACGTGAATTGATTGCCCGTGTCAAAGCGAATTTACGTCGTCAAAACATTGCACCAGCTGAAGAAGAAGGACCCAATTCAAATGATATTCAAGTTGGTTCTTTGACGATTCAGCCAGATGCGTATCTAGTCTTAAAGCGTGACGAGACGATCGAACTGACTCACCGTGAATTTGAGTTGCTTCACTATCTTGGCAAGCACATTGGACAAGTTATGACACGTGAGCATTTGTTGCAAACTGTGTGGGGCTACGATTATTTTGGAGATGTCCGGACAGTAGACGTTACAGTGCGTCGTTTACGTGAAAAAATCGAGGACAATCCAAGCCATCCTGCATGGATCGTGACAAGACGTGGCGTAGGGTATTATTTACGAAATCCTGAACAGGAGTAG
- the walK gene encoding cell wall metabolism sensor histidine kinase WalK has translation MSKFNFLKSIHVKFVLIYILLILLAMQIIGLYFAQQLEETLKGNFENSIEDRMEIIEFSVREEMIKERTEESLTLEQTLRTVLYGFKSDDISEIRVVNTRYSILASSVIENQALIGQRSTNDLVRQSIIGEIGLEQTYVDPDSEERIWVRTLPIVAAGGEFLGTLYVVAEIENVYDQMDDINSILAVGTAISLVITAILGILVAQTISRPIVDMRRQAQAMAKGNFSRKVRVYSDDEIGQLARAFNHLTNRLQESQQSTESERRKLASVLSNMTDGVLSTDRRGRIILINDPALQLLNVSRETVINRPVTSILGLDEEYTFEDLIDMKEAITLDFSSYDQSTLLRTTFSVIQKETGFVNGLIAVLHDNTEQEKIDMERREFVANVSHELRTPLTTMRSYLEALADGAWQDPDLAPNFLNVTQTETERMIRLVNDLLKLSKMDSSETELSKEMVEFNVFFNRIIDRFEMSKSHKVDFERHLPKEQYFVEIDPDKLTQVIDNIISNALKYSPKGGKVRFDMTVEEGSLLIQISDQGMGIPKENVDRIFDRFYRVDRARSREMGGTGLGLAISKEMINAHGGVIWAESKFGKGTNIFFTLPFEMDDGGEWD, from the coding sequence ATGTCAAAATTTAATTTTTTAAAATCGATACATGTGAAATTTGTTTTGATTTATATTCTGCTGATTTTACTAGCGATGCAGATCATAGGACTGTACTTCGCTCAACAGCTTGAAGAAACGCTAAAAGGTAATTTCGAAAATTCAATTGAAGATCGTATGGAAATTATCGAATTTAGTGTGCGGGAAGAAATGATTAAAGAACGTACAGAAGAAAGTTTGACGCTCGAGCAAACTTTGCGGACGGTATTGTATGGTTTTAAATCGGATGATATTAGTGAAATCCGTGTTGTTAACACGCGGTACAGTATTCTGGCGTCTTCGGTAATCGAAAACCAAGCGCTGATCGGTCAACGTTCAACAAATGATTTAGTGCGGCAATCCATTATCGGAGAAATCGGACTTGAGCAGACATATGTTGATCCTGACAGTGAAGAGCGTATTTGGGTCCGTACCTTGCCAATTGTTGCCGCCGGTGGAGAGTTCCTCGGAACTTTATACGTCGTGGCAGAAATTGAAAATGTATATGACCAAATGGACGACATTAACTCGATACTCGCTGTTGGTACGGCCATATCGCTAGTAATTACGGCAATTTTAGGTATTCTAGTTGCCCAAACGATTTCGCGACCAATTGTCGACATGCGTAGACAGGCGCAGGCTATGGCAAAAGGGAATTTTTCACGCAAAGTTAGGGTTTATAGCGATGACGAAATTGGCCAGCTTGCTCGTGCTTTTAACCATTTAACAAATAGGCTGCAGGAATCCCAACAGTCTACTGAAAGTGAACGACGTAAATTGGCTTCGGTTCTTTCGAATATGACAGACGGTGTATTATCAACTGATCGACGAGGTCGAATTATTTTAATTAATGATCCGGCATTGCAATTGCTTAATGTTTCACGTGAAACGGTGATAAATCGTCCTGTAACAAGCATACTAGGTCTCGATGAAGAATATACTTTTGAAGATTTGATAGATATGAAAGAAGCTATAACGCTCGATTTTAGTTCTTATGATCAAAGCACTTTGCTTCGGACAACATTCTCTGTTATCCAAAAGGAAACAGGTTTTGTTAATGGATTAATTGCTGTATTGCATGACAATACGGAGCAGGAAAAAATTGATATGGAACGCCGCGAATTTGTCGCCAACGTATCACATGAATTGCGGACGCCATTAACGACGATGCGCAGTTATTTAGAAGCCTTAGCGGACGGTGCGTGGCAAGATCCAGACTTGGCACCAAACTTTTTAAATGTCACACAAACAGAAACAGAACGAATGATTCGACTTGTTAATGATTTGTTGAAATTATCGAAAATGGATTCTAGTGAGACGGAATTGAGCAAGGAAATGGTTGAATTTAATGTCTTTTTCAATCGTATTATTGATCGTTTTGAAATGTCGAAATCACACAAAGTGGATTTTGAACGTCATTTACCAAAAGAGCAGTATTTTGTCGAAATTGATCCCGATAAATTAACGCAAGTAATCGATAATATTATTTCCAACGCCTTGAAGTACTCTCCAAAAGGTGGCAAAGTCCGTTTTGATATGACTGTAGAAGAAGGATCTTTGTTGATTCAAATTAGTGATCAAGGCATGGGGATTCCGAAAGAAAATGTCGATCGGATTTTTGATCGTTTTTACCGTGTCGACCGCGCGAGATCTCGCGAAATGGGCGGAACCGGCTTAGGGTTGGCCATTTCTAAAGAAATGATTAATGCGCATGGTGGTGTCATCTGGGCAGAGAGCAAGTTCGGAAAAGGGACCAATATATTCTTTACGCTGCCATTCGAGATGGATGATGGAGGTGAGTGGGATTGA
- a CDS encoding YycH family regulatory protein → MGLKYVELIKSVALFLLILLSLALTFTIWTFTPTHKTIEPSTTVETPIAETKNIEEIVRPVKLLFHDEELVTGTVDQTNIEVLVDSLQQWEIKNIRLVQEEAPPATLTSYMHSSKRTVLYYPGLVPLPVFDSINNIVDATIPESSFDRLIIEWETLANGQPTLYFINTLSGRIYKADIRPEDLDQFQTEIGDQAANYETYVTDETIGTLPIYVQKGQVEKESVDYVLEETPNAKFAEALLDSPSLGLSADLMTQEYTDDSGALMRENLTTKSISYIQPKAETSDPAIPSDLLFDSLSYVNAHGGWTDKYLFAGMNSVNQQIKYQLYVGDLPVFSTSTTTDLDIKWGIDEGEEQVYSYVRPTYQLETEAEKEPRVLMSGEEVLKALSQGDKKELATITDITLAYTLTRREGDSVVTVAVFEPAWYFKANGSWTELTNELTGGRELGLE, encoded by the coding sequence GTGGGATTGAAATATGTAGAGCTAATTAAGTCAGTTGCCTTATTTTTGCTGATTCTACTTAGTCTGGCATTGACCTTTACGATCTGGACTTTCACTCCAACGCACAAAACCATTGAACCATCGACGACAGTAGAAACACCGATAGCAGAAACTAAGAATATTGAAGAAATTGTTCGTCCGGTAAAACTGCTGTTTCATGATGAGGAGTTAGTGACTGGAACAGTCGATCAAACCAATATCGAAGTGCTGGTCGATTCATTGCAGCAATGGGAAATAAAGAATATAAGATTGGTACAAGAAGAAGCACCTCCTGCAACGTTAACGTCTTATATGCATAGTTCTAAGCGAACAGTTCTTTACTATCCAGGATTGGTTCCACTCCCTGTATTTGATTCGATTAACAATATCGTGGATGCAACAATTCCAGAATCTTCGTTTGACAGGCTTATCATCGAATGGGAAACACTGGCGAATGGTCAACCGACCTTGTACTTTATCAATACGTTGTCTGGAAGAATCTACAAAGCAGATATTCGTCCAGAAGATCTGGATCAATTTCAAACGGAAATTGGAGATCAAGCTGCCAACTACGAAACTTACGTAACAGATGAAACAATTGGCACTTTGCCGATTTATGTACAAAAAGGCCAAGTTGAGAAAGAAAGTGTGGATTATGTACTAGAGGAAACGCCGAATGCAAAATTTGCTGAAGCTTTGCTCGACAGTCCTTCACTTGGATTATCTGCGGACTTAATGACACAAGAGTATACAGACGATTCTGGAGCATTAATGAGAGAAAACTTAACGACTAAAAGTATTAGCTATATCCAGCCAAAAGCTGAAACATCTGATCCAGCTATTCCCTCTGACTTGTTATTCGATTCTCTCAGCTACGTTAATGCGCATGGTGGTTGGACGGATAAGTATTTATTCGCAGGAATGAATTCAGTAAATCAGCAAATTAAGTATCAATTATACGTAGGCGATTTACCGGTCTTTAGCACTTCCACAACGACTGATTTGGATATTAAGTGGGGGATAGATGAAGGCGAAGAACAAGTTTATAGTTATGTTCGCCCGACCTATCAGTTAGAAACTGAAGCAGAAAAAGAGCCCAGAGTGTTAATGTCGGGAGAAGAAGTGCTGAAAGCTTTAAGCCAAGGGGATAAAAAAGAACTAGCCACTATAACCGATATTACACTTGCCTATACATTAACAAGAAGAGAAGGAGATTCTGTCGTCACTGTAGCTGTTTTTGAGCCCGCATGGTATTTTAAAGCGAATGGTAGTTGGACAGAGCTGACGAATGAATTGACGGGAGGACGCGAACTTGGATTGGAATAA
- a CDS encoding two-component system regulatory protein YycI encodes MDWNKTKTIFIIVFSILNVFLYSLYLNRYTEAKNVEVLSESSVDEKLAADKITYSNLPENLEGMPYIRGETKIFTSKDAPKDNVQVNIQDGKQLQVSFEKAVSPTGEAESVEALNAFMEQTVYEGTSYELWEIDKEQNRAVFFQTFGGEILYFSESGKVTVYWNDQGDIVRYDQTMFTDVIENQESKELVTAVTAIHTLYQKNKLKPGLKIVKTELGYSVHVQVSKNRQMFVPTWHVEAELKDGSREDYFVNAVKDGVIELNKQEEIE; translated from the coding sequence TTGGATTGGAATAAAACCAAAACCATTTTTATTATTGTCTTTTCTATTTTGAATGTCTTTTTGTATTCGCTGTATTTAAATCGCTATACAGAGGCAAAAAATGTAGAAGTCCTTTCGGAATCATCAGTGGATGAAAAATTAGCTGCAGATAAAATTACGTATTCAAATCTTCCTGAAAACTTGGAAGGCATGCCTTATATTCGCGGTGAGACGAAAATCTTCACTTCTAAAGATGCACCAAAAGACAACGTTCAAGTTAATATTCAAGATGGAAAACAGCTGCAGGTGTCCTTTGAAAAAGCGGTTTCTCCAACTGGAGAAGCAGAGAGCGTAGAAGCCTTGAATGCATTCATGGAACAAACTGTTTACGAAGGCACTTCTTATGAATTGTGGGAAATTGATAAAGAACAAAACAGAGCCGTTTTTTTCCAAACCTTTGGTGGTGAAATTCTTTATTTTAGTGAGAGTGGAAAAGTAACGGTTTATTGGAACGACCAAGGGGATATCGTCCGCTACGATCAAACGATGTTCACAGATGTTATCGAAAATCAGGAATCCAAAGAATTAGTAACAGCTGTAACAGCTATTCATACGCTGTATCAAAAAAACAAGTTGAAGCCTGGATTGAAAATCGTTAAAACAGAACTTGGCTATTCCGTACATGTACAAGTATCAAAAAATCGGCAAATGTTTGTGCCGACTTGGCATGTTGAAGCAGAACTCAAGGATGGTAGTCGAGAGGATTATTTCGTAAATGCTGTAAAAGATGGCGTGATCGAATTGAACAAACAAGAAGAAATAGAGTAG
- a CDS encoding MBL fold metallo-hydrolase, with protein sequence MQFSVLASGSTGNATYIENGEHSFLVDAGLSGRKMEELFAAIGKKMSDLDGILVTHEHSDHIKGLGIVARKHKVPIYANAKTWTAMDGLIGAVPVEQRFHFDMDTIKTFGSMDIESFAVSHDAADPMFYVFHANGRKLSLITDTGYVSDRMKGVIQASDSYVFESNHDVGMLQMGRYPWSIKRRILSDVGHVSNEDAAVAMSEVLAEKPTRIYLSHLSKDNNMKDLARMSVEQTLQSKGIITGEYVNLFDTDANIPTKLIVV encoded by the coding sequence ATGCAATTCAGTGTATTAGCCAGCGGTTCAACCGGCAATGCTACTTACATCGAAAACGGCGAACATTCTTTTTTAGTCGATGCGGGACTCAGCGGTCGTAAGATGGAAGAGTTGTTTGCTGCAATCGGTAAAAAAATGAGCGATTTAGATGGAATATTGGTGACACATGAACACAGTGATCATATTAAAGGACTCGGCATTGTGGCACGTAAACACAAAGTGCCGATTTATGCCAATGCGAAAACGTGGACTGCGATGGACGGGTTAATCGGAGCGGTTCCAGTAGAGCAGCGCTTCCATTTTGATATGGATACGATAAAAACTTTTGGTTCGATGGACATTGAATCGTTCGCGGTGTCGCACGATGCGGCAGACCCCATGTTTTATGTCTTTCATGCAAACGGCCGGAAGCTGTCGTTGATTACAGACACAGGTTATGTCAGCGACCGGATGAAAGGTGTTATTCAAGCGTCGGATTCGTATGTGTTTGAAAGCAATCACGATGTTGGAATGTTGCAGATGGGGCGTTATCCATGGTCGATTAAGCGTCGAATTTTAAGCGATGTCGGTCACGTGTCCAATGAAGATGCAGCGGTCGCGATGAGCGAAGTACTTGCTGAAAAACCGACGCGTATTTATCTTTCGCATTTGAGTAAGGATAATAATATGAAGGATTTGGCGCGCATGAGTGTTGAACAAACTTTGCAGTCGAAAGGGATTATTACGGGCGAATACGTGAATTTGTTTGATACCGATGCCAATATACCGACTAAGTTGATTGTTGTATAA
- a CDS encoding S1C family serine protease, with protein MGYYNQTPNGRQRPSRLGAFAAGLGGVVVGALLVWLLFYSMPELRPDSSSETQIVQQEAEGRSEAVSVDITTDVTEAVEIAADAVVGVTNLQSAGDFWSQAPQQEQAVGTGSGVIYKNDNGKAYVVTNHHVIDGATGVEVTLSDGSKVEATVVGSDIWTDLAVLEMDGAKVQAVAQFGDSDALKQGEAVIAIGNPLGLDFSGSVTTGVVSGKDRAVPVDLNGDGQEDWQAEVLQTDAAINPGNSGGALVNLAGQLIGINSMKIATSSVEGIGFSIPINSAIPVINSLEEKGEMIRPSMGVTLLDLAQVPQVYRQETLKLPEDVTEGVVVNSVVEGSAAEAAGMEQFDVIVEMDGVAIADIIELRQHLYNEKKIGDLLKVSAYRNGELMEFELELVDNSAL; from the coding sequence GTGGGTTATTACAATCAAACACCGAACGGTAGGCAGAGACCTAGTCGTTTAGGTGCGTTTGCTGCAGGTTTAGGCGGAGTGGTAGTAGGTGCATTATTGGTATGGTTATTGTTTTATTCGATGCCGGAATTGAGACCGGATAGTAGTAGTGAGACACAGATTGTTCAGCAGGAAGCGGAAGGGCGTTCAGAAGCGGTTTCGGTTGATATTACGACTGATGTGACAGAAGCGGTTGAGATAGCAGCGGATGCGGTAGTGGGCGTTACCAATTTGCAATCGGCTGGAGATTTTTGGTCTCAAGCACCTCAACAAGAGCAAGCTGTTGGAACAGGCTCTGGTGTCATTTATAAAAATGATAACGGCAAAGCATATGTTGTGACGAACCATCATGTAATCGATGGTGCGACGGGAGTAGAAGTCACTTTGTCAGACGGTTCTAAAGTCGAGGCGACAGTAGTGGGTAGCGATATTTGGACGGACCTTGCTGTTCTGGAAATGGATGGAGCGAAGGTACAGGCGGTTGCTCAATTTGGAGATTCGGATGCGTTGAAACAAGGCGAGGCGGTTATCGCGATTGGTAATCCATTAGGACTCGATTTTTCAGGATCGGTGACAACAGGTGTCGTTTCAGGAAAAGATCGTGCGGTTCCAGTGGATTTGAACGGTGATGGACAAGAAGACTGGCAGGCAGAAGTACTTCAAACAGACGCTGCGATTAATCCGGGGAATAGCGGCGGTGCGTTGGTTAATCTGGCTGGACAGTTGATCGGCATCAATTCAATGAAAATCGCAACATCATCAGTAGAAGGAATCGGCTTTTCCATTCCAATCAATTCAGCGATACCGGTTATTAATTCGCTCGAAGAGAAAGGCGAGATGATTCGGCCATCAATGGGTGTTACGTTGCTTGATTTAGCTCAAGTGCCTCAAGTCTATCGTCAAGAGACATTAAAGCTTCCTGAAGACGTCACAGAGGGCGTTGTGGTGAATTCTGTAGTAGAAGGCTCTGCAGCAGAAGCTGCCGGCATGGAACAGTTTGATGTCATTGTGGAGATGGACGGAGTTGCCATAGCAGATATCATTGAGCTGCGTCAGCATTTGTATAATGAAAAGAAAATCGGAGATCTATTGAAAGTTAGCGCTTATCGCAACGGAGAACTGATGGAATTTGAATTAGAGCTTGTGGATAATTCAGCATTGTAA
- a CDS encoding SDR family NAD(P)-dependent oxidoreductase, which produces MMFENKVVIVNGGTDGIGKEVVYFFCKEGATVHFTGRDRDKGSQVESDCNGSAQFYEVHNENVDEIENFFKTLETNEHPIDILFNNAGILSTGMGPLSRVKLDDWNYLIAVNQTAIFLYMKYSLLVMSKQRSGVIINNAAILGNDKVNPMLPAYSGTKAAVVAMTQSTALRFANLGIRVNCISPGPTETDLSINAYGGKENYEKQSKGHPRGSYGKPSEIAEVVLFLASDKASYVNGAEIVVDGGYSLK; this is translated from the coding sequence ATGATGTTCGAAAACAAAGTAGTAATTGTTAACGGTGGAACGGATGGAATTGGTAAGGAAGTCGTCTATTTCTTTTGTAAAGAAGGGGCTACTGTTCATTTTACCGGAAGAGATCGCGACAAAGGCTCTCAAGTAGAAAGTGACTGCAACGGCAGTGCTCAATTTTACGAAGTGCATAACGAAAACGTAGATGAAATCGAAAACTTTTTTAAAACACTTGAAACTAACGAACACCCTATTGATATTCTATTCAACAATGCGGGCATTCTATCTACAGGAATGGGGCCTTTGTCTCGAGTAAAGCTAGATGACTGGAATTACTTAATCGCTGTCAATCAAACGGCTATCTTCCTCTACATGAAATATTCTTTACTTGTGATGAGTAAGCAACGAAGTGGAGTCATTATTAACAATGCCGCGATTCTTGGAAACGACAAGGTTAATCCGATGCTACCCGCTTATAGTGGAACAAAAGCAGCCGTTGTCGCGATGACTCAAAGCACGGCACTTCGCTTTGCTAATCTGGGAATCCGCGTCAATTGCATATCTCCTGGCCCTACAGAAACCGATTTATCCATTAACGCATATGGTGGAAAAGAGAATTATGAAAAGCAATCTAAAGGACACCCTAGAGGAAGTTACGGGAAACCCAGTGAGATTGCAGAAGTTGTTTTGTTCTTAGCTTCAGACAAAGCATCTTATGTAAACGGTGCGGAAATAGTCGTAGACGGTGGCTATTCCTTAAAATAA
- a CDS encoding CxxH/CxxC protein, whose product MEIKCCKTHVEHALDKFVAEVKSYPILTELSEIEKLSTVCDYCEEAATYLVANE is encoded by the coding sequence ATGGAGATTAAATGCTGTAAAACCCATGTAGAGCATGCCTTAGACAAGTTTGTAGCTGAAGTGAAAAGCTACCCCATACTTACAGAATTATCAGAAATAGAAAAGTTATCCACAGTATGCGATTACTGTGAAGAGGCTGCAACGTATCTTGTGGCGAACGAATGA
- the rlmH gene encoding 23S rRNA (pseudouridine(1915)-N(3))-methyltransferase RlmH, with the protein MNISIISVGKLKEKYLKSGIEEYIKRLGSYSKINEIEVADEKAPEQLSDADMEIVKKKEADRILAKISADAYVIALAIDGKMKTSEQLAKDIESLMTYGRSKIVFVIGGSLGLHDEVLKRADEKLSFSKMTFPHQLMKLILVEQVYRAFRIMKGEPYHK; encoded by the coding sequence GTGAATATCTCAATTATCAGTGTAGGAAAGTTGAAAGAAAAATATTTGAAATCAGGTATTGAAGAGTATATAAAAAGACTGGGAAGCTATTCAAAAATAAATGAAATCGAAGTAGCAGACGAAAAAGCACCAGAGCAGTTGAGTGATGCAGACATGGAAATCGTCAAAAAGAAAGAAGCCGACCGAATTTTGGCGAAAATTTCCGCTGACGCGTACGTCATTGCCTTAGCGATCGACGGCAAAATGAAAACCTCGGAGCAGCTCGCAAAAGATATCGAGTCGTTAATGACTTACGGCCGCAGCAAAATTGTCTTTGTGATTGGCGGATCGCTCGGGTTACATGACGAAGTGTTAAAGCGGGCTGATGAAAAGTTGTCGTTTTCGAAGATGACGTTTCCTCATCAATTGATGAAGTTGATATTGGTGGAGCAGGTTTATCGGGCGTTTCGGATTATGAAGGGGGAACCGTACCATAAGTAA